A stretch of DNA from Ensifer sp. WSM1721:
TCTCTGCCCATGCTTCTGGATAGGTCGTGCAGTAATAGGGGTATGAGTCTGACCTGCCTCCGCTGCAAACCACGAGGAATGTCATGTGCGACAAGCCGTATCGCACGCAAAGTTCGTCCAGTGCAGGGAGAAGCTCCTCCCGATGCTTCGCTGCCTGCAGCGTTCTGAGCGACCGTGACAGTCGACGGTGATCGAATATGGGGAGAATGCTTCGGTTTGCTGCCATTTTGCTCTGTGGTTCGACCGTCACTCTTCAGATCGGAGAACCGGATCCTATCGGCAGCGTTTCGCCAGCGAAATTGTAGGAAATACAAGCGGCCAACCGGGGAAGGAATGCACAAGCCGGTGAGGCTGGGATCGCTCGTATCGCCAGTGGCCTCGGCGTTATGTGTCGTAGAAAATTTCGTCATGTAATCGTTGACATTCGCGCGATATGCCGTTTGTATACGTTAACATTGTTCTTCTTGGAGCGTTTTGAAGCGGCTTATCTTGCTGAGATGCGGCACTTTGTCGAAGCTGTTGCCAGTGGCCAGAAGCCACAGCCAGATGCGCAGGATGGCCTTCGTGCACAGCTCATCGCAGATGCAGCGACCCAGTCTTGGCGTGAAGGTCGCTCGATCAAGATAGGGAACTAGGTGCCCTCTCTCATTAGGTTCAGCATTACAAAATAGGTTACGCCATGAAAGTTGCGATCATAGGACTGGGTAAGGTTGCCGAGCTTCACGTCGAGGCAATTCGGGAACTCGGCCAACACCGTTTCGTCGGTGGATGGTCTCGAGCTGCCGCTAAAGCGGCGGGTTTCTGCGAACGCTTTGGTGGAACAGCCTACTCAACGTTGGAAGAACTCCTAAACGATCAAGAAGTCGATGCCGTGCTGGTGGCCACTGGCTCGGACTCGCACTTTGAATATGCAAAGCGTTCGCTGACGGCGGGGAAACATGTTCTTCTTGAAAAGCCACTTTCGCCGATCGCGTCGCAAATTCGAGAGCTTGCCAAGATTGCAAAAGCGCATAATCGCACTTGTATGCCGTCGCATAACTATGTCT
This window harbors:
- a CDS encoding Gfo/Idh/MocA family oxidoreductase, which codes for MRHFVEAVASGQKPQPDAQDGLRAQLIADAATQSWREGRSIKIGN